The Watersipora subatra chromosome 7, tzWatSuba1.1, whole genome shotgun sequence genomic interval CGTAAAGGGTGCGCTGACCTTGAAAGCATTATACattttttatggtatatattttacatagagtatatacatgtattttagctAACCTCTTAATTGAGCTACAAAATTGGCAGCTCTATTATGTTTGAagctgtatatagtgtatatgttcCAGGTAAAGTGCGTACAATATTGGCCAGATGACCCAGGAGACGTGATGACATTTAGAGATATAGAAGTAACACAGACTTCTCCAGAAGTTTGGGCTGATTTTACTGTCAGAACATTTCAAGTTACAAAGGTGTGAGATAAGACCTGTCTTCTCTATACAAATTACTTTTTGAAGTTCATTTTTAAGTGTACATTTTCTCAAGAATTATGCAACAGAGAATATTGAGAAGATCCTTATCAATCATTCTTAACTGCAAAACATTTGATCATGAAGTCAGATTAAATGATTtcagtaactttttaaaaaagcaaaaaggtGGTTGTTGCTCACATAATTAGCGTATGAGCAATAATAGTGGTATTAATAACAAGCTACAACACGCTGAAGGATGCCAATATAAGTGTAATCCAACCACACCAACTTTATCTGTCACAAGGGTGTTATTTGCACGAATACTGTTTATTCATGGTAAAGCTAAAGTGCCTTCATTCTATCTATTAAAGTTTTTGGTTATTTACTTAGGCTTTGAGAGTAAGACTTTATAAGTTTGTCCTAACAATATTTAGCCTTAAAACCTTTATTCCACCCGGCCTATCAAACTCCATATAGACATTTAACATTTCTGGCTAAATTTTCACTCACAAGCATCGGTGGCTTTTATCTATGTAACAGATGTCAAATATGCAAACTGATATCACTTTCGGTTGTTTTTAGGATGGTCAAACTCGAAACATCAAGCATTTCAACTACTTGACCTGGCCAGACCACGGAGTACCTAATGACATTGGTCCCTATGTGACTTTTTTCTCTAAGATCCAGGCTTTCACATTCCGCCAGAAGGACTCATTGAGGCTCGTACACTGCAGGTGAAAATTTTTTCCTGTGTTTCAGTCTAGACCTAACCACAACTGCcaaaaatgaatttagttttgAGAAATAATTATCAAATAGGTTTTATATGTGATGATGAGTGAGGAAGAGAGTGCAAGAAAAGCCTTATAAGGAAGGGTTAGTAAGAGAGGGTTTATCATGGACAATTGGTAAGGTAAGTCTTGAAAAGGAGAGGTTGTAAACAACGGGTAGGAAAAGGAGGGCTAAGAAAGAAAGACTAAGAAGGGAGGTGATGCAAAAAAGCACTTATAAGGTTTTCAgaagaaaaaaattatgtaaatttaaaaaaatgcttaTTCAAGCTGTAAAAATACTGGTATTAGCCGAGCAGAATAGACCTGTTGCATTTTGTAACATAAATAATTGTATTTCTAAAACATCTTtggttaaaacatttttaatccTAATTTAGAACTctagtgttttttatttttaaatataaaacaatcttAGTTTTGAATTAAAGTTATCACAGTTGAAGTGCTATGAACTGATTCTGGCTAATCATACCTTGTCGATGTACTACTCATTACCTTTGACCCAAAGTTGCAAAGTTTGGCTCTAAGAAGAGTATCTTTTGAATAGTTGGTGATGTTACAGTCCTTTTACATATCTGTtatgttattagttttcctCTGTTCAAATATTTAGGCAATATCGAGGCCAAATGTATCTACTACAAAATAATTCAACGCAAGGCTTTCTTAAAAGATTTCCACCATTTTCAACGTGCTAACATTTAATGCAACTTTACACAGTGCCGGTGTGGGACGTACAGGGACCTATATATCAATGGATACACTCCTGCGGCAAGTGGCAGCAGAGAAGGCTGTTAATGCATTCAGCTTTGTTAAAGAAATGAGAGCTCGACGTCCATGCATGATTCAGACAGTGGTAGGCAACTAATACTTGACCAAGAAATGACCTTGTTGTAGCTGTTGTACTTTTCTTGTTGAAGCACTCAAAAAGATTGTAAAAACTTATTCTCAACTGGCTAATTTACTACATGCctgagttgaaaaaaatgtgaTTATCCTATGTCAATACATGTATCTTAAATGGTAAGATTAAAGCTCACAAGATGACATTTACCTCTGATACATGCGACTGTTGCATAATTAAATTTGAAATCAGTATCACAAGACAACAAATGTTGGTAGCTTCGAAGAACACACTTGCAAGACCATTTTTTAAGCTATCACCTCAAAAGGTAAAAGAAGCTAACATGGTATTTATGGTGTACTTCACATAAAGTCATTCATATTGTAGGACCAGTATCATTTCTTATATAAGGCAGTGGTAGAGTTCCTGATTACCTCCCAATTTGTCTGCCCAGCTGCTGACCTTGAAAGCAAATTGACCAGCAAAAAAGCGGGACAAGATGTCATTGCTGAAGAGTTTCTGGTAAGTAATAATATGTGTGATAATAGATGTCCGAGCTTTAGGAGACAAGCCAAGCATTAAGATATAAGCCAAGCTTTAGGAGATAAGCCAAGCTTTAGGAGATATGCAAAGATTAGGATAAGGCAAATTGTCTTTACTGAGACAACATTGGACTTTCTTGCCAATACTTTCGCTACATTGGATGGCCGTTTGTGCATTTAAAGAGTGGCAGATTTAGGCTCTTTCATGAGTAACTTACTGGTTTCTAAAACTTGAAACTTTCTCCAGAACCACCCTCTGTCAAACAGCAATGTTTATAGCTAACGAAACAAAGCACAGATAGTCAAAGAGATGGCACTGTGTAGTCAACTATTTCACATACGTGAAGAAACAAGTTggaaattgttattcatcataTTGAAATCTTATCATACTGTACCCTACACTGTGTATGATTGTCTGAATCAGTAGACcataataaggtacaaaattataatgttaataacaatataatgctATATTATAATAGGGTATGCAATGATAAagttaataatatgttatataataatgtgGTACATGGTAATAAGGTTAATAATATAATGGTATATAATAAAGAGGTACATAATAATAAAGTTAATAatgtaatgctatataataacagggtccacaataataatgataataataatacattgcTTTATAATAATAGGGAAcacaataatgatgataataatagtatactGCTGTATAATAacagggtacacaataataatgataataatagtataatgatatataataatagggtacacaataataataatgataatattaatataatgttatataataatagggtacacaataataatgataataacagtaaaatgttatataataatagggtacacaataataatgataataatagtataatgatatataataataaggtacacaataataatagggaacacaataataataatgctaataatacaattttatatCATAATAGTGCATACGATTATTTTGCTAATGGATGCTCTTTGTTGGTTGATTCTGTTCAGCCTCTTCCCAGTCCAAAAGGTTGACTTAAAGTATTAACTTTTCTGATAATTCTTATACTTTCTGCTTGTCAACTCCTTGTCCCACTATTAGCTCATGACTGCAAGGCAGATTAAGAATATTCAACGTTTTTAATCTGGTGTTATCCATCCAGTACACATGTTGAGGCCAGCCACCTTTTACCTTTTATTCAGGCTGTTTTCATGTGGTAGCTGATGCCACTTTGTCGCTAGACACCATAAAAAGATAATGAATGGTGGCGATGAAAACTGATAATCAATTTTTTCTGATATCAGTGGTACAGCATGCTGAAAGCACCAAAAGTGCAcgtttattattattgcacaGATTGATAGGAGCAGAAACAACAAACAGAAGGTATAAATTTGTTGTATCACTTGTTGATAGTGATAGCTAGATTTTAAAGGTTCAATGCTTGGCTTCACTGCAGTTTATAAGATTCCCATAGTTGCTTATCAGCAGGTTTATTGCAGTAAATTTTCCAATGAATGGACATACCAAGTAGTTTAGCTAAAAAGTGCAGGCAACTCAATTTGGTTGTTTCAATGTTTATAAGGAATCAAGAAATGAAATCCTTCTCTAGTTTGACTAGGGTTTCAAAAAAGGTAGCTAGCTGTTTTTAATTGCATAGATCTGTGTAGTTTCTCAATAAAAATTGACTGCTTTGACTTTAGTTAGAAGGAGGTATAATACCTATTGGATATttgccaaagggttaaaagtCCTTGACATTGTGTACAAGAATATGACATCATTCTTGCCGCTCATGAAATAAAACTGGTTTCTAATCAATCCTTTACCACACACGCCCTTGAGCTAACCTTTGGTATATCACCAACCCGAGCTATGTAACAAAGAACTTTCTCACTAGCTTATCTATTTAGAAAGCATTAGCAAACAGTTCAGTTATCTTTTAGTCTGTGATAACTTCAGCTAGGTCCCACCTAAGCTTAAGTAAGCTGGTGGTGCTCTAAAGTTGCTTAGCTGCATGATTGTCTATATGGGTGAAAAGGATTGATTAAAAGCGGTGTTCTGAATAGTATTTTTGACCCATCATGCCGCTTTATTTTCATGATCATGACACCTATTTGAAAGCAATAGTTCACTTTAGAATTATATGCTGTTTGATTATCTTCTGTAGTTCCATTACTAAAGTTCAGGACGAAGTTTAGGAAATTTTTCTGAAAATCAAGTCGTCCAATTTAATAGAGCTTGGATTTTGAATAAAATCAGTGTATGCAGTATTGAGTTGACTAGTTCTACAACAGTAAATTTCAAGGTTGTCAAACACCATTACATTACTCTACATGTAGCGATGCCAAGTGTAAACAAAACAAAAGGGTTATATGTCTACATAACAGTTAAGTAATGGTTCTAAATTGAGGGATGATACACAGTAGCTGTCATTATTTGTTCTCTCTGCAGTAAATATCTAGTGAAATTACTCTTTGTTAGTGTTTGTCATGTCACCAAGCTAGCAGTGGTGTGAACTTGCTATCAGTTCAATCGATCTTTCTTCTTTTGGAGCTGTTTTCAGTTGTTTATTGGGTATCAAAGCTTTAAACTTTAGATATAGCCAGTCTAGCCAAATATGAAAAAATCTTTTACAGAGGTTATTGGATGAAAAGTTATTGATTTTGCTccgcaaaagattttttttgctACTGTAGCACATTGAACAAAGAGTGGAATTGGCCAAGTTTGACTGCAGTGCGGGAAAAGAGCCAGAAAACAGAGAGAAGAATAGATTCTCTGAAATATTGCCAGGTATTATGTTGTGCAAAGTGTTATGAAGTACCAAGGTATAAATACTGTCAAGTATTGTGTACTGCCAGGAAGTAGGTAGTGTTGGGTCTAATATGATATGAAACATTATGTCATGTCCGGTGCTCCATAGTGCCAGGTGTCATGTAGTGTTGCTTGCTATGTATATCTTGACTGAATGTAGTCCCAGACGCTGTATAATTTTATGTGCTAATGACAATTTCAAATGGCATACTTCGACAAGCACTGTGTAGTGCAAAAGGCTATGTAGTTATTTCACCATGTAGCGACAGGTATCACCTATCATTTGTTATTTAGTGCCAAACATTACATGACAGAGTGTCAAGTGGTATGTAATACCTATTGTTGAGTGTATTCATTTAAACATGTGAAAGAGTGAAGCACACACCCGCAACTTCAGAGCAAAGCAACTTCGTAAAACCTAGTCTAGAGTGATGTCAGAGAAGAGGCAAAATGAAGCTTCTCGTGATGCAGAAGCAATTGAATTACTTCTTTGAACAAGGGCTACTCCCACTCTTCTTTTCAGCTAATTATAAGTTTTCATGGTAAAACTACCTTTTACTCCTGCTCAAAAAGGATTGAGCTAAAGATGCTGATGAATTTAATTGTTTTCATGGTTTTGTGTCGACGAGTttggagatatatatatacctttagCAGCAGTCAGAGAGTATATATACCCTCTGACATGTTTAAGTcagcatacatatatgtatgctgACTTAAACATGTATATTGTTGTCTAACAAGGTCTGCCAGTTACAGTAGTTTATATGCAAATTAAAAGTGTAaatcaataatgaaaagaaatgtTGACCTCAACAAGCAGGTTTGTGTCTAATTGGCTTATCAGTTGGTTTGTGTAAATTGTGAGTGCAAATCAATATTGAAACTTTAGTATGAAAACATCTGGATTTAAAGGTAAACTCATGTCACTTGGTTAAcagttaataaaatatatgcttttttATAACACAGCATCTGAACAGTTCTTGTAAGGCTGTTAAAAACAATAGTGTTTCGTAAAGCGGTTTTAGTTTGAAGATGTTTTGCGGTTTCTCCTTTATCGTAGATGATACAGATAGCCAAACTGCAGTTTGATAGAGTAAAAGTGGGTATTGATTGTTCTGTCTGCTCATTGAAGAAATATAATCCAATAATCTGATAGAAATGGCAGGTTTTAAGGTACTTTCTGAAATACCAGttaaatatttaacttttatGCTGCAGACAAGTGATTAAATCTACACTAACTTTTACTCAATTATACAATGCTCATTCACTCCATATGAAAAAGATTGGTCAGATGTCTCTGTATTTATTTCTGTGAACTTGAGAACACCTAACCAAGTTCTACAAGCGTGTTGGAGTGTTGATCACAAATAAGCCGCGGTTTCAGTAAGCAAGTAGAGGCTTTATTCAAAAATTCGAGGTTATGCAGAGAAATATTTGTCTCTATCTATACTTACTCACACGTATCTTGATGTTTAACTGTAATGACTGCacattgtagcttcacatagcagtTTGTTCCTTGGAGATGGAGGTGACAGCTATATCAATGCTGTCCTCGTTGATGTGAGTATTCTTTACGAGtataattaacatttttaacaatatataaatGATTGTTATGTGAACAGTGCTGAACCACTTGCAATATACAACATAATAGTCTTTGTTTTGATTTTGAATCAAACGTATAGCCTTAGGCAGTATTTAGAACTAATAAGATAAATTGTGGTTTCACGGGGAGTTATATACACATTGAACTGATAACTACTTCCTTCCTCTTTACAGCCACAATTATAAGGCTTTTGCTACTCGCAGTACAATTCCATATTGCCATAGAAAATTGACTATTTGTTGTCAATAACGTCTTCTGTTACAGGAAAAAATTTCATTTCCCaatcaattattttaatgtCGTATTtaaccaaaaacatttttccaaactgcttaaaaagttgTTTGTTCAAGATGGCTAAGCAAAGCAAGTTATCTTGATCAGCAAAGTTTGCATTCCACATTGTTGATCTACTTGTtgctaaaaacaaaagtgtCATCCTATTTATAGCACAACATGTGAGAGCACTCAAGTCTGATTACTTTTAATAACCGTTCCATCTTACTGCTCACTATTTTATCTAcataactatctatctttataaCTACTTTATCTTTAATCTTTATAACTACTCAATAACAATAAACTTGCAATGAGTTAatcaacaatttatttttttcacaagTGTAGAAAAATCTTgtcttttgaaataaaattttactctCGATACCTCTTATTCAAACTTTAACATAACTACTACAGTATATTAGCTTAAAACATAAAAGTCATGTATATAAGACTGTCTAGAACCGCTTACAGGAACATGCTTACGTATAAGGCTATAAGCTGATAGTCAATAATATGCTTAAACTATTGCCACAAGCTGACACTGTTTAAGATTGATGCTAGAGTAATAACTGTTATGAACTAGCTGGTTTGGTAGTGCTGCCAGTAAATGCAGAACAACCGGGCTTTCGCGAAAAGTAGAAATATAAAAATGCCCATTTGTACCACATGAACGTATTTCTTTGCTCAAGTATTCTATGAGCTATAACTTAGCCTTGAAGATTGAAACTTTCCTTCTTTACAGCTTTAAGAGGAATGTATGCGTGTGTAAGGGGGACAAATAGCACCAAAAAGATAATTGCAAGAGCAAAATCCATTCTTCGGTCACAAATTAAAACTTCAATTAAAACTACTTTTCAGGCTCATAGAGAAAAGAATCATTGGATTGCTACCCAGCTGCCTCTCTCTAACACCGTGGCTGACTTTTGGAAAATGGTTCTTGACCAAAATATAAATGTGATAGCTCAGCTTGAAGGAGCGCAGGTAGGAATTTGTAAAACAATACCAACTGGATGTCGTAGTTCTTACTCAAAGGCGCAGAAGTAACACTTTATACGCTAGGTTGTGGATGCGCAGAGAATAGAACATTATTTAGATAGCCTGAAGGCAGATAGCAGTGTCTTGCATGTTTTGAGTGAGATATTAAAATAGAGGGTGATTGTGAATGCTATGATGCATTCAAGTTGACTGCACTCCAAGAATGAAGGTTGAATGTCTTAAAACTATAAATATGAAAGAAGACTTGTTCTAAATGTTTTCTATATCTGCACAGTAatcaaaaattaattatttgtgGAAAACAAAAACTCTGCTGCCATGCTACCTTTAAGAAAAAGCTTGATAAAATAGATGCTCATCTGATTGCTCTTGTTGTATTTAGGTACCATTTTATCCAAGGAAAGATGGTGAGAGTCTGGTTGTGAAACCATATACCATCTCCCGTATCAGCACTGAACAGTCTGGCCAGACTACAGAGGTCTCTCTGAGAGTCGAACCTGAGAATGTAAGTCATCCCTGCCGATTGTATTCTATCAGTTTGTAGTTTTCAACCGATCATCACCGCTGAAGGTGAAGTGATTGAAATGAGTGGCATGTGAGATGAAgtaaacattgaaactgtatagacaactccaaagacTAAGTTTTCTGAAAAAGTGGCTACAATTATGTTTTCTGGGAATGCTTTGCATATTGTAAATATATGCAGTCCAAATACACACATTGTCATAAATAAATGCACTCTCTTTTATGGAAAGACATTATAGCTTCAAAAACAACCAAAAGTTATCCAGATATCctttgcttaaaggttgacttgcaacaaaattcacattacagttatttggtatcaaaagattcaccatgtctcactctgttgtgttgtaagtgccaaatatgtggaaatgtgattacaagcttataaaagctcaaaaacgaacagccgccgtagattggaatctctttatttcgatgacgtagccacgaaatt includes:
- the LOC137400399 gene encoding receptor-type tyrosine-protein phosphatase epsilon-like, translating into MDAALLAENRGKSRYKGLYPADSYRVKLKPDHAASKRSTDYINASYIQGYKKEITYIAAQGPTETTVDDFWLMIWQQKIRVIVMVTGAIEYGRVKCVQYWPDDPGDVMTFRDIEVTQTSPEVWADFTVRTFQVTKDGQTRNIKHFNYLTWPDHGVPNDIGPYVTFFSKIQAFTFRQKDSLRLVHCSAGVGRTGTYISMDTLLRQVAAEKAVNAFSFVKEMRARRPCMIQTVDQYHFLYKAVVEFLITSQFVCPAADLESKLTSKKAGQDVIAEEFLHIEQRVELAKFDCSAGKEPENREKNRFSEILPASHSSLFLGDGGDSYINAVLVDAHREKNHWIATQLPLSNTVADFWKMVLDQNINVIAQLEGAQVPFYPRKDGESLVVKPYTISRISTEQSGQTTEVSLRVEPENMKAASVQIIVATEWETDIPSTETIIQLQGILEKKQQQTGNNRVCITCNNGATRCGTFIISYNAIEKLKAEQEADVYNPVVMAKHRRPQFIPYFSLGPLPQPRWGLKPTPNFQGFITSRPTFVASTCNQGIQAANNHKSN